A window from Kovacikia minuta CCNUW1 encodes these proteins:
- a CDS encoding protein kinase domain-containing protein — protein MTLLHPQQRTPLKQWRFEDESLIRIGRAAENHVILEDLLVSRFHLELRRVELAGSQSGRIVQWHLINHSSNGTFVDGYVMSQGILPDGATIQLAQGGPVLQFQVLTASIVSRSTTGNPPQSPLLPVLPEIGVVSPAISEKTPVCTHAGNAPGNLFCVRCGQPVRVEQTIRQYQVLRILGRGGMGTTYLVWNPEITNAAVPRAGLQVLKEMNADMVRIPKARELFEREASTLKTLNHPGIPRFYDFFVERGNKYLVMELLHGQDLEKWVRRNGPVQVGQAIAWMIQTCEILEYLHHREMPIIHRDIKPGNLLVQNLTHRIVVLDFGAVKAAGMPSRTRIGAEGYSAPEQNQGRPVTQSDLYAIGPSLVFLLTGEAPLRFLKRRGPVQKFLLEGVAAIPLPVRKVIERTTEPYAGDRYQTARELAQALAQCL, from the coding sequence CTGACTCTCCTCCATCCTCAGCAACGAACTCCCTTAAAGCAGTGGCGGTTTGAAGACGAGTCTCTGATCAGAATTGGGCGTGCCGCGGAAAACCATGTCATTCTGGAAGATTTGCTGGTTTCCCGATTTCACCTGGAGCTTCGAAGGGTGGAGCTGGCAGGAAGCCAGTCAGGTCGAATCGTTCAATGGCACCTGATTAACCACAGTTCGAATGGCACTTTTGTCGATGGTTATGTGATGTCCCAGGGCATTCTGCCGGATGGTGCGACTATCCAGCTTGCTCAGGGTGGACCTGTGCTGCAATTTCAGGTGCTAACAGCCTCGATCGTATCCAGATCAACCACAGGCAACCCACCCCAATCCCCCCTGTTACCTGTTCTTCCTGAAATTGGAGTAGTTTCTCCTGCTATTTCAGAAAAAACACCCGTATGTACCCATGCGGGCAATGCTCCCGGAAATCTGTTTTGTGTGCGCTGTGGTCAACCGGTTAGAGTCGAGCAAACCATCCGCCAGTACCAGGTTTTGCGAATCCTGGGCAGGGGTGGGATGGGAACGACTTACCTGGTGTGGAATCCGGAGATTACAAATGCCGCAGTTCCAAGAGCGGGATTGCAGGTGCTCAAGGAAATGAACGCGGACATGGTACGCATCCCAAAAGCTCGCGAATTATTTGAGCGGGAAGCCAGCACCCTCAAAACCCTGAATCATCCAGGGATTCCCCGGTTTTACGACTTTTTTGTTGAGCGGGGTAACAAGTATCTGGTGATGGAACTATTACACGGGCAGGACCTGGAAAAGTGGGTGCGCCGAAATGGCCCCGTCCAGGTGGGGCAGGCGATCGCCTGGATGATCCAGACCTGTGAAATTCTGGAGTATTTGCACCATCGCGAGATGCCTATTATTCACCGCGATATCAAACCTGGCAATTTGCTGGTTCAAAATTTGACCCATCGCATTGTCGTGCTGGACTTTGGTGCGGTCAAAGCTGCCGGGATGCCGTCCAGAACGCGCATCGGTGCTGAGGGATACAGTGCTCCAGAACAAAATCAGGGAAGACCGGTGACCCAATCGGATTTGTATGCGATCGGCCCCAGCCTGGTGTTTTTGTTAACTGGAGAAGCGCCCCTCCGTTTCCTGAAGCGGCGCGGTCCCGTCCAAAAATTTCTGTTGGAAGGGGTTGCGGCAATTCCCCTTCCAGTTAGAAAGGTAATTGAGCGCACGACCGAACCCTATGCGGGCGATCGCTACCAGACTGCCAGAGAACTCGCTCAAGCCCTGGCACAATGTCTTTAA
- the ptsP gene encoding phosphoenolpyruvate--protein phosphotransferase, with translation MAVRSTYRIQHQEIVVSEIAKSPNEERRRLEQAIAQSKLEIEALRAKVHGQADAGKAAILAAHLELLEDPELVETAVSAIDKGKSAASAWQQTYTSQAQQLSRLQNELLAARANDLRDMGGRVLRILTGATLEAKTYPDNTILIAEDLTPSDTATMDRSKVLGFCTVGGGATSHVSILARSMDIPAIAGTEPRVLDLPDGTPVILDGSKGTLRLNPSPEEMEKVRRLQARLKQKRQIDLAAANDPAITTDGYRLEIVANIGSKADAEKSVDLGGEGVGLLRSEFIFMERDSAPSEAEQTEIYSSIAKVLGPDRSLIIRTLDVGGDKPLPYLPIPHEENPFLGERGVRIGFDRPEILRTQLRAILQASQSGKVSVMFPMIARLEEFRMAKAMLEEERQKLGIAPIPVGIMVEIPAAAVMAHQFAAEADFFSIGTNDLTQYTLAMDRGHPKLAPYVDGLNPAVLSLIGMAAKAANDHGKWCGICGGIGSDPQAVPLLMGLGIKELSVSVPTIPSIKAQVRELSFAECQKLAEKALTLNTAAEVRALCPLPEE, from the coding sequence GTGGCAGTGCGCAGTACCTATCGCATTCAGCATCAGGAAATTGTTGTTTCAGAAATTGCCAAAAGTCCAAACGAGGAACGGCGCAGGTTAGAGCAGGCGATCGCCCAATCAAAGTTAGAAATCGAAGCGCTGCGAGCCAAGGTGCATGGGCAGGCAGATGCGGGTAAAGCCGCCATTCTTGCAGCCCATCTGGAACTCCTGGAAGACCCGGAGTTGGTCGAGACTGCGGTCAGTGCCATTGATAAAGGGAAGAGTGCTGCCTCTGCCTGGCAACAAACCTATACCTCCCAGGCACAACAGCTTTCTCGATTGCAAAATGAATTGCTGGCAGCCCGCGCCAATGACCTGAGGGATATGGGTGGGCGGGTGTTGCGCATCCTCACCGGCGCAACGCTAGAGGCGAAAACCTACCCTGACAATACGATTCTGATTGCGGAAGACTTAACCCCCTCCGACACAGCAACGATGGATCGCTCCAAAGTCCTGGGGTTTTGTACCGTGGGGGGCGGAGCAACCTCCCACGTTTCCATCCTGGCAAGGTCGATGGATATTCCAGCGATCGCGGGCACCGAACCCCGAGTTCTCGATTTGCCCGACGGGACCCCGGTCATTTTGGATGGCAGCAAGGGTACCCTTCGGCTCAATCCCTCACCGGAGGAAATGGAAAAAGTCAGGCGGTTACAAGCCCGTCTGAAGCAAAAACGGCAGATTGACCTGGCGGCGGCGAACGATCCGGCGATTACGACCGATGGCTACCGCCTGGAAATTGTGGCAAATATCGGCAGCAAAGCCGATGCCGAAAAGTCGGTTGACCTGGGCGGAGAAGGGGTCGGGCTACTGCGATCGGAATTTATCTTCATGGAACGCGATAGTGCCCCCAGTGAAGCGGAGCAAACGGAAATCTACTCCAGCATTGCAAAGGTTCTGGGGCCAGACCGATCCTTGATTATCCGCACCCTGGATGTGGGGGGTGACAAGCCCCTCCCCTACTTGCCCATTCCCCACGAAGAAAACCCCTTCCTGGGAGAACGCGGCGTCCGCATCGGGTTCGATCGCCCCGAAATCTTGCGGACACAACTGCGGGCAATTCTCCAGGCATCCCAGTCCGGTAAGGTATCTGTCATGTTTCCCATGATCGCCCGTCTGGAAGAATTCCGAATGGCAAAAGCGATGCTGGAAGAAGAACGCCAAAAGCTGGGGATTGCCCCGATTCCCGTTGGCATCATGGTCGAAATTCCCGCTGCTGCTGTGATGGCTCATCAATTTGCCGCAGAAGCCGATTTCTTCTCGATCGGCACCAATGACTTGACCCAATACACCCTGGCAATGGATCGGGGGCATCCCAAACTGGCTCCCTACGTCGATGGACTCAACCCAGCAGTGCTGAGTCTAATCGGGATGGCAGCCAAAGCCGCCAACGACCACGGCAAGTGGTGCGGCATCTGCGGTGGAATTGGCAGTGATCCACAGGCAGTCCCCCTGTTAATGGGTCTGGGCATTAAGGAACTCAGCGTCAGCGTCCCCACCATTCCCAGTATCAAAGCTCAGGTTCGGGAACTCAGCTTTGCAGAATGCCAAAAACTCGCAGAAAAAGCACTCACCCTGAATACCGCAGCAGAGGTGAGAGCGTTGTGCCCGTTGCCAGAAGAGTAG
- a CDS encoding serine/threonine phosphatase, which yields MLVCPQCQFENPNINKFCQECGTSLTQNTCPECNRLVPFNAVNCQACGTISGVTWWAILVGTPASAGKPLYSETSVAGEVLTVTSWLDAQKRYQILEALSAKQDLSLENQFRVLDCQPFQLSLLETLTKQEETAPSPELPNSPDFASNPLVTSNPVTSVTAMIPTAIAQPYLALQEKYCHALPVLHDAWQQEGQQILLLEDRSQFPLLLDLWLNEDLELPQLQVLHWLYEMVELWNLLEPLNYQQSLLETTNLHVDEDQAICLQRLWANSAATPLTLQDLGRFWQQLFTQSKRTQFGSISLLLAELEAGQLNTVTDLRSYIEAIAHELQTNQLDVETTPELETMKSADLPINARSTETEATTMDTADVSASVAPTRLEIPPEDVSTLVDDDGELDSDDLPTVVLPMQLFNLEDAGRTDIGRQRDHNEDYFGIETQVARLESPSGKTVHARNLYVLCDGMGGHAGGEVASALAVDTLRQFFQEKWQNDPFLTGSNKLPGPDVLTEAVQLANKAIYDVNQQNARSGSGRMGTTLVMLLVQDTEVAIAHVGDSRLYRYTRKRGLEQITIDHEVGQREIQRGVEPDIAYARPDAYQLTQALGPRDEHFIKPDVQYLELNEDALLLLCSDGLSDNDLLEKHYKTHLEPLLSSQANLEQGVSQLIDLANQYNGHDNITAIAIRAKVRPNLEHLR from the coding sequence ATGCTTGTCTGTCCCCAATGTCAGTTCGAAAATCCCAATATCAACAAGTTTTGTCAGGAGTGTGGCACCTCGCTGACTCAGAACACCTGCCCTGAATGCAATCGTCTAGTTCCCTTTAACGCGGTGAACTGCCAGGCCTGTGGGACGATCTCTGGCGTCACCTGGTGGGCAATCTTGGTTGGAACTCCAGCGTCAGCGGGTAAGCCGCTTTATTCAGAGACTTCAGTTGCAGGAGAAGTTCTGACTGTCACGTCGTGGTTAGACGCCCAGAAGCGGTACCAGATTTTAGAAGCCCTGTCCGCTAAACAAGATTTGAGCCTGGAAAACCAGTTCAGAGTTTTGGATTGTCAGCCTTTTCAACTCTCTTTGTTAGAGACCTTGACGAAACAGGAAGAAACCGCACCATCACCCGAACTACCCAATTCGCCCGATTTTGCCAGTAATCCGTTGGTCACTTCCAATCCAGTGACTTCGGTAACAGCAATGATTCCAACTGCGATCGCCCAACCTTACCTGGCATTGCAAGAGAAATATTGCCATGCACTCCCCGTTCTGCATGACGCCTGGCAACAGGAGGGGCAGCAAATTTTACTCCTGGAGGATCGTTCCCAATTTCCCCTATTGCTTGATCTCTGGCTCAACGAAGATTTAGAACTGCCGCAACTTCAGGTTTTGCATTGGCTCTATGAAATGGTGGAACTGTGGAATTTGCTGGAGCCTTTGAACTATCAACAAAGTTTGCTAGAAACCACAAACCTGCACGTGGATGAAGATCAGGCAATTTGCCTGCAACGTCTGTGGGCAAACTCAGCCGCTACCCCTCTAACCCTTCAAGATCTGGGACGGTTTTGGCAACAGTTGTTCACCCAATCCAAACGAACCCAATTTGGTTCAATTTCCTTGCTCCTGGCTGAGCTAGAAGCGGGACAGTTGAACACTGTAACGGACTTGCGCTCCTATATCGAGGCGATCGCCCACGAACTTCAGACCAATCAGCTGGATGTTGAAACAACCCCTGAACTTGAGACTATGAAATCTGCTGACCTCCCAATCAATGCCCGTTCCACTGAAACAGAAGCTACGACTATGGATACCGCTGATGTCAGTGCCTCGGTTGCGCCTACCCGCCTGGAAATCCCCCCTGAAGATGTTTCCACTTTGGTAGATGATGATGGCGAGCTTGACAGTGATGATTTGCCAACGGTTGTTCTACCCATGCAGTTGTTTAATCTGGAAGATGCCGGTCGAACCGATATTGGTCGCCAGCGGGACCACAACGAAGACTATTTTGGCATCGAAACCCAGGTTGCCCGATTAGAAAGCCCCTCTGGTAAAACGGTCCATGCCCGTAATCTATATGTCCTCTGCGATGGTATGGGGGGGCATGCGGGCGGGGAAGTTGCCAGTGCCCTGGCAGTGGATACCCTGCGCCAATTCTTTCAAGAAAAGTGGCAAAATGACCCCTTCCTGACCGGTTCCAATAAGCTTCCCGGACCAGATGTGCTCACTGAAGCCGTTCAACTTGCCAACAAAGCCATCTACGATGTAAATCAGCAAAATGCCCGCTCTGGCAGTGGGCGGATGGGGACAACGCTGGTGATGTTGTTAGTTCAAGATACAGAAGTGGCGATTGCCCATGTGGGTGACAGCCGTCTCTACCGTTACACGCGCAAGCGGGGCCTGGAACAAATTACGATCGATCACGAAGTCGGTCAGCGCGAAATTCAGCGGGGAGTCGAACCCGATATTGCCTATGCCCGACCCGATGCTTATCAGTTAACCCAGGCACTGGGTCCTCGTGATGAACACTTCATCAAACCCGATGTGCAGTATCTGGAACTCAACGAAGATGCGTTATTGCTGCTTTGCTCGGATGGACTTTCAGATAATGACTTGCTGGAAAAGCACTATAAAACCCATCTGGAACCTTTATTAAGTTCCCAGGCAAATCTGGAGCAGGGGGTCAGCCAATTGATTGACCTGGCAAACCAATACAATGGACATGACAATATCACGGCGATCGCCATCCGTGCCAAAGTTCGTCCTAATTTAGAGCATCTTCGATAG
- a CDS encoding DUF4327 family protein, whose amino-acid sequence MTKDGMSQQVIQPMVKLQRQVRKLVDSKLLKPTDSIWKIALLYGDDWSYWKQELLAYDFTMQDPVSDLLAVDSWEDEE is encoded by the coding sequence ATGACCAAGGACGGTATGAGCCAGCAGGTTATTCAACCAATGGTTAAATTGCAGCGTCAGGTGCGAAAGTTGGTCGATTCAAAATTGCTGAAACCAACGGATAGCATCTGGAAAATTGCGCTTCTTTATGGGGATGATTGGTCCTACTGGAAGCAAGAGTTGCTTGCCTATGACTTCACCATGCAAGACCCGGTCAGTGATTTACTTGCCGTAGACAGCTGGGAAGATGAGGAATAG
- a CDS encoding gas vesicle protein GvpG produces MLIDFLLSPLTGLTWIAEQIQERAEAELDNQENLHKRLLALQIAVDMGEISEEEFEEQEEALLLAIQAIEDRQRQEAAIAAEIEAEYE; encoded by the coding sequence ATGCTTATCGATTTCCTCCTCTCCCCCCTCACTGGACTGACCTGGATTGCGGAACAAATTCAGGAGCGGGCAGAGGCGGAATTAGATAATCAGGAAAATTTGCATAAGCGACTGCTGGCGCTCCAGATTGCAGTTGATATGGGCGAAATTTCTGAGGAGGAGTTTGAGGAGCAGGAGGAGGCGTTGTTGCTGGCAATTCAGGCGATCGAAGATCGGCAGCGCCAGGAAGCTGCGATCGCAGCAGAAATAGAAGCAGAGTATGAATAG
- the ptsG gene encoding glucose-specific PTS transporter subunit IIBC, translated as MWKKSFALLQQMGKSLMLPVSVLPIAGLLLGLGSARTIELENVKKGIISSEAFWWLPEWLATIMKQSGDSIFANLPLIFAVSVAIGYTANDGVSALAATVGFAVFVASLGAASTQLWGVDPKDLKTVMGISTLDTGVFGGLIMGCIAAYMFNRFFRIKLPQYLGFFAGKRFVPIITGLTAIAVGIAMSVIWPPIGNAINVGANAAASGGNVALTAAIYGVVERALLPFGLHHIWNVPFFFQIGSYTDSAGKVVHGDITRFFAGDKTAGILGGAYWFKMFGLPAAAIAIWHSAKPKNRKITGGIMLSAAFTSFLTGITEPIEFSFLFVAPILYVIHALMAGFGNFLFVSLGGRMGFTFSQGFIDFFLFNRLGSPGVWKLIIGGGIVVAAVYYFVFRFAIRFFDLKTPGREDDDGETAGEVAPALSGSASDMARELVRAFGGRSNIATLDACITRLRITVQNKSRVSKARLKSLGASGVLEVGDSVQAIFGPRSENLKTDMVEYLKTAGAEADEAYAPAPTEEVAAAAESVELEIPSDPAATDKVRAIVSALGGSKNIQRVDSAALTRLRLEVRDDTAVDPDRLRSAGVDGIMQLPDHKLHLIVGLHAEQYEQEMKKQLTKV; from the coding sequence ATGTGGAAAAAATCTTTTGCCTTATTGCAACAGATGGGGAAGTCTTTGATGCTTCCCGTGTCTGTGCTACCGATCGCCGGACTGTTGCTCGGTTTGGGGAGTGCCCGCACCATCGAACTGGAAAATGTGAAAAAAGGCATTATCTCCAGTGAAGCGTTTTGGTGGTTGCCTGAGTGGCTGGCAACCATTATGAAGCAATCGGGGGATTCTATCTTTGCTAACCTGCCCCTGATTTTTGCGGTTTCAGTGGCGATCGGCTATACCGCCAATGATGGGGTTTCTGCCCTGGCGGCAACCGTGGGCTTTGCCGTGTTCGTGGCATCGCTGGGGGCTGCTTCCACCCAACTTTGGGGCGTTGATCCCAAAGATTTGAAGACGGTGATGGGCATTTCCACCCTGGATACAGGGGTGTTTGGCGGCTTAATCATGGGATGTATTGCTGCCTACATGTTCAACCGATTTTTCCGGATCAAACTTCCCCAATATCTTGGATTTTTTGCTGGAAAGCGGTTTGTCCCCATCATCACGGGGTTGACGGCGATCGCCGTTGGGATTGCCATGAGTGTTATCTGGCCCCCGATCGGAAACGCCATCAATGTGGGGGCAAATGCCGCTGCATCGGGTGGAAATGTTGCCCTCACAGCCGCCATTTATGGGGTTGTAGAGCGGGCACTGCTCCCCTTTGGTCTGCATCACATTTGGAACGTTCCCTTCTTCTTCCAGATCGGCTCCTATACGGATTCGGCAGGCAAGGTGGTTCATGGAGATATTACGCGCTTCTTTGCGGGGGACAAGACTGCCGGAATTCTGGGAGGTGCCTACTGGTTCAAAATGTTTGGGCTGCCCGCAGCAGCGATCGCCATCTGGCATTCCGCCAAACCCAAAAACCGTAAGATAACAGGCGGTATCATGCTTTCTGCCGCCTTTACCTCCTTCCTGACCGGAATTACGGAACCGATCGAGTTCTCCTTTCTGTTCGTGGCACCCATCCTCTACGTGATCCATGCCCTTATGGCAGGATTTGGCAACTTTTTGTTTGTCAGCTTGGGAGGGCGCATGGGATTTACTTTTTCCCAGGGGTTTATTGATTTCTTCCTGTTTAACCGCTTGGGCAGTCCTGGGGTCTGGAAACTGATCATCGGCGGCGGCATTGTGGTGGCAGCCGTTTACTACTTCGTTTTCCGGTTTGCTATCCGCTTTTTTGACCTGAAAACACCGGGGCGCGAAGACGATGACGGAGAAACCGCTGGCGAAGTCGCTCCTGCGCTCTCTGGCAGCGCTTCTGACATGGCACGAGAACTGGTGCGAGCCTTTGGTGGACGCAGCAACATCGCCACCCTTGATGCCTGTATCACGCGGCTCCGGATTACCGTGCAAAACAAGAGTCGGGTCAGCAAAGCGAGACTCAAATCCCTCGGCGCTTCGGGTGTTCTGGAAGTGGGTGATAGTGTGCAGGCAATTTTTGGTCCCCGTTCCGAGAACCTCAAAACCGACATGGTGGAGTATCTCAAAACCGCTGGGGCAGAAGCCGACGAAGCCTATGCCCCCGCTCCCACGGAAGAAGTTGCCGCCGCTGCTGAATCCGTGGAACTAGAAATTCCCTCCGATCCCGCTGCAACCGATAAAGTCCGGGCAATTGTTAGCGCGCTGGGAGGCAGTAAAAACATCCAGCGGGTAGACTCGGCTGCCCTGACCCGTCTTCGCCTGGAAGTTAGGGATGATACAGCGGTCGATCCCGATCGTCTGCGATCGGCAGGCGTTGATGGGATCATGCAATTACCTGACCATAAGCTCCATCTCATCGTGGGACTGCATGCGGAACAATACGAACAGGAGATGAAAAAACAACTAACAAAAGTCTGA
- a CDS encoding PTS sugar transporter subunit IIA — MNDSPTSVQTDSTILLRAPLSGHLVPIEQVPDPVFAQKMVGDGISIDPISQTLVAPCDGEVIQLHPANHAVTLKTGEGLEVLMHIGLDTVALKGQGFTPKVKMGDRVQSGDALIEFDADYVALHGP; from the coding sequence ATGAACGATAGTCCAACATCGGTGCAAACCGATTCCACCATCCTTCTACGGGCACCGCTATCTGGGCATCTGGTTCCGATCGAGCAGGTCCCTGATCCGGTCTTCGCGCAGAAAATGGTGGGCGACGGAATTTCGATCGACCCCATCAGTCAGACGTTGGTTGCCCCCTGTGATGGGGAAGTGATTCAACTTCATCCAGCAAATCATGCCGTTACCTTGAAAACCGGTGAAGGGTTGGAAGTGCTGATGCACATTGGATTGGATACGGTGGCGCTGAAGGGGCAGGGATTTACACCCAAGGTTAAGATGGGCGATCGGGTTCAGTCTGGGGATGCCCTGATTGAATTTGACGCCGACTACGTGGCGCTGCATGGCCCGTAG